The Actinomadura graeca nucleotide sequence CGGAAACAGAGTGTAGGAATGTGAAGATGTCCGGTACGACCTCGCGACGGCGACACGGGCTGGCGGGCCTGCTCGTCGGCCTGTTCGTCGTGGCCGGGCTCGTCTTCAGCTACGGGCTGGGCCACGCACCTCCGCCGCGCGTGTGCACCGAGCACGCGGTGACCGTCCCCGTGGGCGCCGCCCTGGCCGACCACGGGCCGCACGGCACCGTCCCCAAGCCCGCGGACGCGGTGATGGACGCCCCGCCGCCCCTCCCCCCGCAGGGCCCCTCGGACGCCTGCCTGTGCCTGGCCGTGCTGTTCACCCTCATGGTGTTCGCCCTGCTCGCCGCCGGTCTCGGACGTCCCCTCCTGCGGGTCCCCGCCCGCGCCTCGTGGACGGCCGCCCTCCCCCGCGGCGCCCTCCCCGTGCTCGCGTCCCCTCCCACCCTCCAAGTGCTCCGGCTGTGACGGACAGGCCGTAAGGCCACCGGCACCGCGCGCCCCCGTGGCGCGCCGCTGCCGTCGTTTCCGAACATCCAGCCGAAACAGAGGGGACACCCATGTCCAAGAGCGCCCGGAACAGGAACACCCGGAAGAACGTCCTGACCAAGCGGGAGGTGCCGTGGGGCGGCATCGCCTTCTTCACCGTGATCGGCCTGGTCGCGGTCGTCGCCATCGCCTACGCCTTCATGCAGAGCAGGTCGTCGGCCTCCGCGGGCTCGGCGTCCATCGCCGGCCTCGTGCAGAAGGACGACCTGGGCCGCGAGCACACCGGCAACCCCGTCCGCTACAACGCGACACCGCCGATGGGCGGCGATCACGACCCGATGTGGCAGAACTGCGACGCCCGCGTCTACGACCAGCCCCTGCGCAACGAGAACGCCGTCCACTCGCTGGAGCACGGCGCCGTGTGGATCACCTATAGGCCGGGGCTGGCCGCCGCGCAGCTCGACCGCCTGAAGGCCAAGGTCGCGGCGACCGACTACACCTTCCTCAGCCCCTACCCGTCCCTGGACGCCCCGATCGCGCTGACCGCGTGGGGCCGCCAGGTCAAGATCCAGGACGCGGGCGACCAGCGGGTGGACGCGTTCCTGCGCGCGTTCGTCAAGGGCCCGCAGACCCCGGAGCCGGGCGCCGCCTGCAGCGGCGCCAAGGCCACGGCGTGAGCGCGGACGCCCCGGCGGTGCGGGGGCGGCGGGTCACCGCCGTCCTCGCGGTCCTCGTCCTGGCGGTCGCCGCCGCGCTCGTCGCGCTGGCGGCGGCCCGCTCGGGCCGCCCCGGCACCGACGGCCCGGAGGCCGGGTTCGCCCGCGACATGAGCGCCCACCACGCCCAGGCGGTGCAGATGTCGTTCGTCGTCCGGGACCGCACCCGGGACCCCCGCGTCCGGCTCCTGGCCTACGACATCATCAACACCCAGTCGGCCCAGATCGGGATGATGACCGCCTGGCTGGACGAATGGGACCTGCCGAAGACCGACCCGTCCGGCCCCATGCGCTGGATGGGCCACGCGGGCCACGCGCCCGCCACGGCCGCCCCCGCCCGCATGCCGGGCATGGCGACCCGGGAGCAGCTCGCGGAGCTGGAGAAGGCCGGTGGACGCGACGCGGAGGTCCGCTACCTGCGGCTGATGATCGCCCACCACCGCGGCGGCGTGGGCATGGCGGAGGCCGTCCTGACCCGGACGGACCACGACCGGGTCCGGCGGCTGGCCCGCACGATGGTGGACGGCCAGAAGGCGGAGATCACCCTGATGAACGGCATGCTGCGCGAGAGGGGGAGCACCGCGGCCTGAGCACTCCGGCGATAACGCTTGACAGCGCCGCCCGATCGCGGGTCACTGACCACCATGGCTCAGAACCTCGACGGCTACCACCGGGCACTGGACCTCTTCGAGGGCCTGCTGGCCGGTGCCCCCCGGGACTCCTGGGACGCCCCGACGCCCTGCGGCCGCTGGACGGCCCGCGACCTCGCCGGGCACGTGACGGGCGGCCAGCACCTCATCCGCGCCCTGGCGTCCGGGGAACCCGCGCCGGACACCACCGAGGCCCCCGCGCGCTTCGTCCCCGGCGACGTCCTCATGGCATGGCGGACGGCCCGCAAGCAGTCCGCCGCGTCCCTGACCCCCGACGCCCTGAGACGCCTCGTCCCCGTGAGCGGGCTGGGCGAGCTCCCGCTGGTCGACTTCCTCGGCGGCTACGTCCTGGAACCCCTCGTGCACGCCTGGGACCTGGCCGTGGCGACCGGCCAGCCCACCCGCCTGGACCGCGACCTCGTCCACCACGCGTTCGCGACCGCGCAGCTCATAGCCGCCCCTCTCAGGGCCGACGGCCGCCTGGCCCCACCCCTCCGCGCCCCCCAGGGCGCCGACGAGCAGACCCGCCTCCTGTCCTTCCTGGGCCGCCCCCAGCCCGCAAGCACGGCCCCCCACCCCTGAGCCACACAGGAGCAAACGCCAACAACCGGAGCAAAATCTACGAGAACTCGGCGAGGGTGCGTTCGGCTTCTTCGAGCCAGGCGCGACGGGCGGTGAGGGCCTCTTCGGCGTCCTTGATGTCCTTGTCGCGGCCGGCGGTGCGGGCCTTGTCGAGGCGTTTCTGGATCTGGTCGATGGAGCTGCGCAGCTGGTTGACGGTGGCCTCGGCGCGGGCGCGGGCTTCGGGGTTGGTGCGGCGCCACTCGTTCTCCTCGGCGGAGCGGACGGCCTCCTCGACCTTGCGGAGGCGGCCTTCGAGGCGGTCGCGCTGGTCGCGGGGGACCATGCCGGCGGCTTCCCAGCGTTCCTGGATGGCGCGGAGGGCCTGCCTGGCCTGGCGGACGTCGCGGACGGGCAGGAGGCGCTCGGCCTCCGCGAGGATCTTCTCCTTCTCCTCGGCGTGCACGCGGAATTCGGCGTCGCGTTCGGCGAAGGCGGAGCTGCGGGCCTGGAAGAAGGTGTCCTGGGCGCCTTTGAAGCGGGCCCACAGGTCCTCTTCGGCGTCGCGGGAGGCGCGGCCGGCCAGTTTCCAGCGGCGCATGAGGTCGCGGTAGGCGGCGGCGGTGTCGCCCCAGTCGGTGGAGGCGGACATCGACTCGGCCTCGGCGACGAGGCGCTCCTTCTCGCGGCGGGCCTCCTCGCGCTGGTCGTCGAGGGTGGCGAAGTAGACCTTGCGGCGTTTGGTGAAGGCGTTGCGGGCCGCCGAGAGCCGCTTCCAGAGGGCGGTCTCGGTGGGACGGTCGATGCGGTCGGCGGCCTTCCACTCCTCGACGAGCTGGCGGAGCCGTTCGCCGCCGTTCTTCCAGTGCGTCTCCTCGACGGCGATCCGCTCGGCCTCGGCGACGATGCGCTCCTTGACCTCGCGGGCCTCGTTGCGGTGCTGCTCGCGCTGGGCCTTGACCTCCTCGCGGCGGCGGCCGACCTGCTCGGTCAGCCCGTCCAGGCGGCGGGCGAGGGCGTCGAGGTCGCCGACGGCGTGCGCGTCGGTGACGGCCTCGCGCAGCCGCTGGATGCTCTGCTGGGCCTGGCCGGGTTGCAGGTCGGTGGTGCGGACGCGCTGTTCCAGCAGGCCGATCTCGGTGACCAGCGCGTCGTACTTGCGCTTGAAGTAGGCGAGAGCCTCCTCCGGTGCACCGGCCTGCCAGGAACCCACGACACGCTCACCGTCGGACGTCTTCACGTAGACGGTGCCGTCCTCGTCCACCCGGCCCCAGGGATCGGTAGCGCTGGACACCCTTGCCTCCTGAATCGCAGGTCCGATCGTGTTCACAGCCACCGGACCCTCCACACCTTAGTATCCCGTTCGCCTAATTCCCGACGATCGTGACGTCCTGGATCGTGACCTTCTTCTTGGGCTTGCCGTCGCCCTTGGGATCCGAGCCGCCCTTGGCTATCTTCTCCAGCACGTCCATACCCTTGGTTATTTTCCCGAACACGGTGTAGTCGGGCTGGAGTTGCGAATCGCCGTAGACCATGAAGAACTGGCTTCCGTTGGTGTCGACGCCGGAGTTCGCCATGGCGAGCGTCCCCTTGAGGTACTTGGCGCCCGCGGTGTTCTCATTGGCGTACTGGTAGCCCGGGCCTCCCATTCCGGTGCCCTTGGGGTCACCGCACTGAAGGACATTGAGGCCGCCACTGGTCAGCCGGTGGCACGGGCTGTTGTCGAAGAAATTCTTGCCCGCCAGGAACGCGAACGAGTTGACGGTGCAGGGCGCCTTCCCGCCGTCCAGGGACATGACGACGTCGCCCTCGTTGGTCTTGACCGTCGCCGTGACCATCCCCTTGTAGGCGGGGTCCTTGGGCGGCTTGCCGAGGTTCTTGGGGGCGCCGTCGGCCTGGGCGGGCTTGTACGTGCAGCGGCCGCCCGCATTGTCGTCCTTGCCGATGACCATGGCGGTCGCGGTGCCGCCGCCCGCGATGACCACCACCCCGGCGACCGACCCTATGATCTTGAGCCGGCGGGCCCGGGCCGCCTCGGCCTGGCGGCGCTGCTCCTGGCGCTCGTAGCGTTGCCGAGCGAGCTGCTTCTTGCGGTCCTTCCCGGCCACTTCCCTGCCTTTCCGCCGTGATCAGGTGAACGTGGAGCGCATAGTAGCGGTCCTGGGGGGAAGGCGCCCCTTCCCCTGAACGAACGTGGAGGAAGCCGCCGGTCCCCTTCCCGGAAGGGCCTCGCGACACGGCGATCGTCCAATCCCGTTCGCGGTGGCCACGGCGGCGCCGGTACCCTCGGACACGCCCATCCGAGATGGTTCGAAGGAAGGACGACCGTGCTCGTCGCCGGGTTCCCCGCTGGATCGTTCGAGGCGAACTGCTACGTCGTGGCGCCCGCCGCGGGCGAGGAGTGCGTGATCGTCGATCCCGGCGAGGGCGCCGAGGCCGGAATCGAGGAGATCCTCCGCGAGCACCGGCTCAAGCCCGTCGCGGTACTGCTCACGCACGGCCATCTCGACCACGTCTGGTCGGTGGCCCCGGTCTGCGGCGCGAAGGACGTCCCGGCCTACATCCATCCGGACGACCGGGAGCTGCTCACCGACCCGGCCAAGGGGCTGTCCCTCGGCGCCGGGCAGCAGCTGTTCGGGGGGCTGGAGCTGACCGAGCCCGACGACGTGCGGGAGCTGTCGGACGGGGCGGTGCTGGAGCTGGCGGGGCTGAGCGTCACCGTCGATCACGCCCCGGGGCATACGCCGGGGTCGGTGACCTTCCGGACGCCCGCGACGGCGGACCTGCCCGGCGTGATGTTCTCGGGCGACCTGCTGTTCGCCGGGTCGATCGGCCGCACCGACCTGCCGGGCGGCTCGTACGAGGAGATCCTCGCGAGCCTGTCGCGGGTGTGCCTGTCCCGCCCCGACGAGACGGCGGTCCTGCCCGGGCACGGCCCGCAGACCACAATCGGACGCGAGCGCGCGACCAACCCGTTCCTCTCCGGCCTGGTGCCGGCGGACGGGCCCAACAAGGGATTCTGAGCCTGAGAGACCATGAGTTCGAGCTTCCAGGCCCCCAAGGGGGTCAGTGAATACGTCCCGCCGCGCGCGGACCTCTTCTTCGCCATCCGCGAGGCGTTCGCCGAGCAGGCCCGGCTGGCCGGTTACGGCTACCTGGAGCTGGCCGTCTTCGAGGACACCGCGCTGTTCCGGCGCGGTGTCGGCGAGTCGACCGACGTGGTGTCCAAGGAGATGTACACCTTCGAGGACCGGGGCGGCCGGTCGCTGACGCTGCGCCCGGAGTTCACCGCGGGCGTGCTGCGGTCCGTCCTGGAGAACAACCTCCACAAGCAGGGCGCGCTGCCGGTCAAGG carries:
- a CDS encoding DUF3105 domain-containing protein translates to MSKSARNRNTRKNVLTKREVPWGGIAFFTVIGLVAVVAIAYAFMQSRSSASAGSASIAGLVQKDDLGREHTGNPVRYNATPPMGGDHDPMWQNCDARVYDQPLRNENAVHSLEHGAVWITYRPGLAAAQLDRLKAKVAATDYTFLSPYPSLDAPIALTAWGRQVKIQDAGDQRVDAFLRAFVKGPQTPEPGAACSGAKATA
- a CDS encoding DUF305 domain-containing protein — encoded protein: MSADAPAVRGRRVTAVLAVLVLAVAAALVALAAARSGRPGTDGPEAGFARDMSAHHAQAVQMSFVVRDRTRDPRVRLLAYDIINTQSAQIGMMTAWLDEWDLPKTDPSGPMRWMGHAGHAPATAAPARMPGMATREQLAELEKAGGRDAEVRYLRLMIAHHRGGVGMAEAVLTRTDHDRVRRLARTMVDGQKAEITLMNGMLRERGSTAA
- a CDS encoding TIGR03086 family metal-binding protein: MAQNLDGYHRALDLFEGLLAGAPRDSWDAPTPCGRWTARDLAGHVTGGQHLIRALASGEPAPDTTEAPARFVPGDVLMAWRTARKQSAASLTPDALRRLVPVSGLGELPLVDFLGGYVLEPLVHAWDLAVATGQPTRLDRDLVHHAFATAQLIAAPLRADGRLAPPLRAPQGADEQTRLLSFLGRPQPASTAPHP
- a CDS encoding DUF349 domain-containing protein, whose amino-acid sequence is MSSATDPWGRVDEDGTVYVKTSDGERVVGSWQAGAPEEALAYFKRKYDALVTEIGLLEQRVRTTDLQPGQAQQSIQRLREAVTDAHAVGDLDALARRLDGLTEQVGRRREEVKAQREQHRNEAREVKERIVAEAERIAVEETHWKNGGERLRQLVEEWKAADRIDRPTETALWKRLSAARNAFTKRRKVYFATLDDQREEARREKERLVAEAESMSASTDWGDTAAAYRDLMRRWKLAGRASRDAEEDLWARFKGAQDTFFQARSSAFAERDAEFRVHAEEKEKILAEAERLLPVRDVRQARQALRAIQERWEAAGMVPRDQRDRLEGRLRKVEEAVRSAEENEWRRTNPEARARAEATVNQLRSSIDQIQKRLDKARTAGRDKDIKDAEEALTARRAWLEEAERTLAEFS
- a CDS encoding peptidylprolyl isomerase; protein product: MAGKDRKKQLARQRYERQEQRRQAEAARARRLKIIGSVAGVVVIAGGGTATAMVIGKDDNAGGRCTYKPAQADGAPKNLGKPPKDPAYKGMVTATVKTNEGDVVMSLDGGKAPCTVNSFAFLAGKNFFDNSPCHRLTSGGLNVLQCGDPKGTGMGGPGYQYANENTAGAKYLKGTLAMANSGVDTNGSQFFMVYGDSQLQPDYTVFGKITKGMDVLEKIAKGGSDPKGDGKPKKKVTIQDVTIVGN
- a CDS encoding MBL fold metallo-hydrolase, translated to MLVAGFPAGSFEANCYVVAPAAGEECVIVDPGEGAEAGIEEILREHRLKPVAVLLTHGHLDHVWSVAPVCGAKDVPAYIHPDDRELLTDPAKGLSLGAGQQLFGGLELTEPDDVRELSDGAVLELAGLSVTVDHAPGHTPGSVTFRTPATADLPGVMFSGDLLFAGSIGRTDLPGGSYEEILASLSRVCLSRPDETAVLPGHGPQTTIGRERATNPFLSGLVPADGPNKGF